From Cellulosimicrobium cellulans, the proteins below share one genomic window:
- a CDS encoding cation-translocating P-type ATPase has translation MGSAPDAAPTPATTDSSTSAGTAERPLDVPWSRPPDEVLAELGTDAGGLSNADAATRLAEVGPNRLPPPQRDPLWKRVLVHFDDVLIYILLVSAVLKAILGDWVDFTVILAVAVINAAIGFIQEGRAESALEGIRNMLSVHAEVRRDGAWARVDADDVVPGDVVRVRSGDRVPADVRLIQATNLRVEESALTGESVAAAKKVDAVGADAGVGDRSSMLFSSTLVAAGQGVGVVTATGTATEIGRIQTMISEVRSLATPLTRQLDRFGKLLAVLILAMAVVMVIIGRVFHDFTVPELISASIGFAVAAVPEGLPALVTITLALGVQQMARRRAITRKLPAVETLGSVTTICSDKTGTLTKNEMTARTVRTSGRTFAVAGAGYAPVGDVTVPDDASNPGPADAPGAAGDPGDGPASGTRHADLADDRDLAALATVMMLCNDARIVPDESDADGWRLVGEPTEGALRTLGMKAGVDPTGWRRVAVVPFESENKFMATLDADPDGALHVHVKGAPDRVLDRCATQVAEDGGTEPLDRAFWDAQIDALGGRGLRVLAAARRTAADGTADLDVDDVADGLELCGLVGIVDPPRPEAIEAIAECRDAGIRVKMITGDHAGTALAIGREMGIVDPHDETGATAAPDVLTGPELEEMSTERLRQVVRDVDVYARTSPEHKIRIVSALQSHGEVVAMTGDGVNDAPALTQADVGVAMGIKGTEATKEAAEVVLADDNFATIERAVKEGRRIYDNIRKSVLFLLPTNGAQSLVILVAVLFGLTLPLQPVQVLWINMITAVTLSLALAYEKAEPDVMRRAPRDPKASILDGAYVRRILLVSLLIGGATILLFYVERAQGVPIAEAQTTAVTMLALGQLAYLFNCRFLDRSSLTLDVLRGNRVIWISAATLLALQAVFVYAPFMHSWFDSAPIDLAEWGKTLGLALVVFLLVEAIKWVGRRWTARDHVPALVERHDAGQRAVQG, from the coding sequence ATGGGATCCGCGCCGGACGCTGCACCGACCCCCGCCACGACGGACTCGTCGACCTCCGCAGGCACGGCCGAGCGGCCGCTCGACGTGCCGTGGTCGCGCCCGCCCGACGAGGTCCTGGCCGAGCTGGGCACGGACGCGGGCGGTCTCTCGAACGCCGACGCCGCGACGCGGCTCGCGGAGGTGGGGCCCAACCGGCTGCCCCCGCCGCAGCGCGACCCGCTGTGGAAGCGGGTCCTCGTCCACTTCGACGACGTCCTCATCTACATCCTGCTCGTCTCGGCGGTGCTCAAGGCGATCCTCGGTGACTGGGTCGACTTCACGGTCATCCTCGCGGTCGCGGTCATCAACGCGGCGATCGGGTTCATCCAGGAGGGTCGCGCGGAGAGCGCGCTGGAGGGCATCCGCAACATGCTGTCGGTCCACGCGGAGGTGCGGCGCGACGGCGCGTGGGCGCGCGTGGACGCCGACGACGTCGTGCCGGGCGACGTCGTGCGCGTGCGCTCGGGCGACCGCGTGCCCGCGGACGTGCGGCTGATCCAAGCGACGAACCTCCGGGTCGAGGAGTCGGCGCTCACGGGCGAGTCCGTCGCGGCGGCCAAGAAGGTCGACGCGGTCGGCGCCGACGCGGGCGTGGGCGACCGGTCGAGCATGCTCTTCTCGAGCACGCTCGTGGCCGCGGGCCAGGGGGTCGGGGTCGTCACCGCGACGGGCACGGCGACGGAGATCGGCCGCATCCAGACGATGATCTCCGAGGTCCGCAGCCTCGCGACGCCGCTGACGCGCCAGCTCGACCGGTTCGGCAAGCTGCTCGCGGTGCTCATCCTCGCGATGGCCGTCGTCATGGTCATCATCGGCCGGGTCTTCCACGACTTCACCGTCCCGGAGCTCATCTCGGCGTCGATCGGCTTCGCGGTCGCCGCGGTGCCCGAAGGCCTGCCCGCGCTCGTGACGATCACGCTCGCGCTGGGCGTGCAGCAGATGGCCCGCCGCCGGGCGATCACGCGCAAGCTGCCCGCGGTCGAGACGCTCGGGTCCGTGACCACGATCTGCTCCGACAAGACGGGCACGCTCACGAAGAACGAGATGACGGCGCGCACGGTCCGCACGAGCGGGCGCACCTTCGCGGTGGCGGGTGCGGGGTACGCGCCCGTGGGGGACGTGACGGTGCCCGACGACGCGTCAAACCCCGGGCCGGCCGACGCCCCCGGCGCCGCGGGAGACCCGGGCGACGGACCGGCGTCGGGCACGCGGCACGCGGACCTCGCCGACGACCGGGACCTCGCGGCCCTGGCGACCGTCATGATGCTCTGCAACGACGCGCGGATCGTCCCCGACGAGTCCGACGCCGACGGCTGGCGGCTCGTGGGCGAGCCGACCGAGGGCGCGCTGCGCACGCTCGGCATGAAGGCGGGCGTCGACCCCACGGGGTGGCGGCGCGTCGCCGTCGTGCCGTTCGAGTCCGAGAACAAGTTCATGGCGACGCTCGACGCCGACCCCGACGGCGCCCTGCACGTGCACGTCAAGGGCGCGCCGGACCGCGTGCTCGACCGCTGCGCGACCCAGGTGGCTGAGGACGGCGGAACCGAGCCGCTCGACCGCGCGTTCTGGGACGCGCAGATCGACGCGCTCGGCGGGCGCGGGCTGCGCGTGCTCGCCGCCGCCCGGCGGACCGCCGCGGACGGCACGGCCGACCTGGACGTCGACGACGTCGCGGACGGGCTCGAGCTGTGCGGGCTCGTCGGCATCGTCGACCCGCCGCGGCCCGAGGCGATCGAGGCGATCGCCGAGTGCCGCGACGCGGGCATCCGCGTGAAGATGATCACGGGCGACCACGCGGGCACGGCCCTCGCGATCGGTCGGGAGATGGGCATCGTGGACCCCCACGACGAGACCGGCGCCACCGCTGCGCCGGACGTGCTCACCGGCCCCGAGCTCGAGGAGATGAGCACGGAGAGGCTGCGCCAGGTGGTGCGCGACGTCGACGTGTACGCGCGCACGAGCCCCGAGCACAAGATCCGGATCGTCTCGGCGCTGCAGTCGCACGGCGAGGTCGTCGCCATGACGGGTGACGGCGTGAACGACGCCCCGGCGCTCACCCAGGCGGACGTCGGTGTCGCGATGGGCATCAAGGGCACGGAGGCGACCAAGGAGGCCGCGGAGGTCGTGCTCGCGGACGACAACTTCGCGACCATCGAGCGCGCCGTGAAGGAGGGGCGGCGGATCTACGACAACATCCGCAAGTCCGTGCTCTTCCTCCTGCCGACCAACGGCGCGCAGTCGCTCGTCATCCTCGTCGCGGTGCTCTTCGGCCTCACGCTGCCGCTCCAGCCCGTCCAGGTGCTGTGGATCAACATGATCACCGCCGTCACGCTGTCGCTCGCGCTCGCGTACGAGAAGGCGGAGCCCGACGTCATGCGCCGCGCGCCGCGCGACCCCAAGGCGTCGATCCTCGACGGCGCCTACGTGCGGCGCATCCTCCTCGTCTCCCTCCTCATCGGCGGCGCGACGATCCTGCTGTTCTACGTCGAGCGGGCTCAGGGCGTCCCGATCGCCGAGGCCCAGACGACCGCCGTGACGATGCTCGCGCTCGGCCAGCTCGCGTACCTGTTCAACTGCCGGTTCCTCGACCGGTCGAGCCTCACGCTCGACGTGCTCCGCGGCAACCGGGTGATCTGGATCTCGGCCGCGACGCTCCTCGCCCTCCAGGCCGTGTTCGTCTACGCGCCGTTCATGCACTCCTGGTTCGACTCGGCACCCATCGACCTCGCGGAGTGGGGCAAGACGCTCGGGCTCGCGCTCGTCGTGTTCCTGCTCGTCGAGGCGATCAAGTGGGTCGGCCGGCGCTGGACCGCGCGCGACCACGTGCCCGCGCTCGTCGAGCGCCACGACGCCGGTCAGCGCGCCGTCCAGGGCTGA
- a CDS encoding glycosyltransferase, which produces MAAATTHAPAALPGAGAARTAVVVPAYQPDARLVALVDALRVAVPGLPVVVVDDGSDRRCGGVFRAVRALGAVVLAVPVNRGKGHALRTGIRWVRDRLPGHGVVCADADGQHTVLDVLRVAARSQAEPDAVVLGARRFAGVVPLRSRVGNAATRWAFTAATGTRVRDTQTGLRAYGPGLLDALLAVRGDRYEYELRTLLDATRAGCRIVEVDVATVYLDDNASSHFRPVADSLRVWAPLLRFAASSLGSAAVDVVGLLVLHALTGSLLAAVVGARLLSAGVNFAVNRRLVFGGGRDVPLRAAVVRYAALAVVLLPASYGLLALLTGLGVPLLAAKVGTDAALFATSYEVQRRVVFARLSPGRRADRRRGARRARARGRARSSAGRPT; this is translated from the coding sequence ATGGCCGCCGCGACCACGCACGCCCCCGCAGCGCTGCCCGGCGCGGGCGCCGCCCGGACCGCCGTCGTCGTCCCCGCGTACCAGCCGGACGCGCGCCTCGTCGCCCTCGTGGACGCGCTGCGCGTCGCGGTCCCCGGGCTGCCGGTCGTGGTGGTCGACGACGGGAGCGACCGGCGGTGCGGGGGAGTGTTCCGCGCGGTGCGCGCGCTGGGCGCTGTCGTGCTCGCGGTGCCGGTCAACCGCGGGAAGGGCCACGCGCTGCGCACGGGGATCCGGTGGGTGCGCGACCGCCTGCCCGGCCACGGCGTCGTGTGCGCCGACGCGGACGGGCAGCACACGGTCCTCGACGTGCTGCGCGTGGCGGCGCGGTCGCAGGCCGAACCCGACGCGGTCGTGCTCGGCGCGCGCCGCTTCGCCGGTGTCGTCCCGCTGCGCAGCCGGGTGGGCAACGCCGCGACACGCTGGGCGTTCACGGCCGCGACGGGGACGCGCGTGCGCGACACCCAGACCGGGCTGCGCGCCTACGGGCCGGGACTGCTCGACGCCCTGCTCGCCGTGCGCGGCGACCGGTACGAGTACGAGCTGCGCACGCTCCTCGACGCGACCCGCGCGGGCTGCCGGATCGTCGAGGTGGACGTCGCGACGGTCTACCTCGACGACAACGCGTCCTCGCACTTCCGGCCCGTCGCCGACTCGCTGCGCGTGTGGGCACCGCTGCTGCGGTTCGCCGCGTCGTCGCTGGGGTCGGCCGCGGTCGACGTCGTCGGGCTGCTCGTGCTGCACGCGCTCACCGGGTCGCTCCTCGCGGCCGTGGTGGGTGCGCGCCTGCTCAGCGCGGGCGTGAACTTCGCCGTGAACCGTCGCCTCGTCTTCGGCGGCGGGCGCGACGTCCCGCTGCGCGCCGCCGTCGTGCGGTACGCGGCGCTCGCGGTCGTGCTGCTCCCGGCGAGCTACGGGCTGCTCGCGCTGCTGACTGGTCTCGGCGTCCCGCTGCTCGCGGCGAAGGTCGGCACCGACGCCGCGCTCTTCGCGACGAGCTACGAGGTGCAGCGGCGGGTGGTGTTCGCTCGCCTCAGCCCTGGACGGCGCGCTGACCGGCGTCGTGGCGCTCGACGAGCGCGGGCACGTGGTCGCGCGCGGTCCAGCGCCGGCCGACCCACTTGA